The Claveliimonas bilis genome window below encodes:
- a CDS encoding helix-turn-helix domain-containing protein has protein sequence MMEKNEKKKKDGFVDEQYFIIPTESFGNYAGHPLIKGMYLTDIGFFPRARHHYREREEGTPEYILIYCVEGEGYIHVGEEKYVLHEREAFCIPGGQGHRYYADEKNPWSIFWMHFKGENVGYFPLEEKKVTKINSRHAQSRIITLFDLLFQVLERNYTLGNFIYISQVLMLILSEIYFREKADEASEQNRHVTAAVRYMYKHLHENLKLQDIADELKLSKSYINAAFKKYTGRAPVDFFINLKMQEACKLLKSTNLYIVDIGQRLGYNDPYYFSRIFKKMVGVSPKEYREKELIQP, from the coding sequence ATGATGGAAAAAAACGAGAAAAAGAAAAAAGACGGTTTTGTGGATGAGCAGTATTTTATCATTCCTACAGAGTCCTTTGGAAACTATGCAGGGCATCCGCTGATAAAGGGGATGTACCTGACGGATATCGGATTTTTCCCCAGGGCGCGCCACCACTACAGAGAAAGGGAGGAGGGGACACCGGAATATATTCTGATCTATTGTGTGGAGGGTGAAGGCTATATCCATGTGGGAGAGGAAAAATACGTGCTTCATGAACGGGAGGCGTTCTGCATTCCGGGAGGCCAGGGACACAGGTACTATGCAGATGAAAAGAATCCATGGAGTATTTTCTGGATGCATTTTAAAGGGGAGAATGTGGGATATTTCCCGTTAGAGGAAAAGAAAGTGACAAAGATCAATTCCCGACATGCCCAGAGCCGGATCATTACGCTGTTTGATCTGTTGTTTCAGGTGCTGGAGCGCAACTATACGCTGGGAAATTTTATCTACATTTCCCAGGTGCTCATGCTGATCCTTTCAGAAATTTATTTTCGGGAAAAGGCAGATGAGGCCAGCGAACAGAACCGGCATGTCACAGCAGCGGTGAGATATATGTACAAACACCTGCATGAGAATCTGAAACTGCAGGATATTGCCGATGAACTGAAGCTGTCGAAGAGTTATATCAATGCCGCTTTTAAGAAATATACCGGCCGTGCTCCGGTGGATTTTTTTATTAATCTGAAGATGCAGGAGGCCTGCAAGCTTTTGAAATCCACCAATCTTTATATTGTGGATATCGGACAAAGACTCGGCTATAATGACCCTTACTATTTTTCGCGGATCTTCAAAAAGATGGTAGGCGTTTCTCCGAAGGAATATCGGGAAAAAGAGCTGATCCAGCCATAA
- a CDS encoding type II toxin-antitoxin system YafQ family toxin encodes MKKTKYNVKYTTIFKKDYKRAIRRGLKIELLEQVVELLSMGKPLPNKNRDHDLSGDWIGHRECHILPDWLLIYRIEDDVLVLTLTRTGTHSDLFGK; translated from the coding sequence ATGAAGAAAACAAAGTACAATGTCAAGTATACGACCATTTTCAAAAAAGACTACAAGCGGGCAATCAGGCGAGGCCTGAAAATTGAATTGCTGGAACAGGTCGTGGAGCTGCTGTCGATGGGAAAACCGCTGCCGAATAAAAACCGCGACCACGATCTGTCCGGCGATTGGATAGGCCATCGGGAATGTCACATTCTCCCAGACTGGCTACTCATTTACCGTATCGAGGATGATGTGCTGGTGCTGACGCTGACCCGCACCGGGACACACAGCGACTTGTTCGGCAAATAA
- a CDS encoding type II toxin-antitoxin system RelB/DinJ family antitoxin, with product MAGNTTNISIRMDADLKAQADALFNELGMNLTTAFNIFVRQSLREGGIPFEVKLEQPNKETIAAMMEAERIAKDPSIKGYNDLDELFADLKK from the coding sequence ATGGCTGGAAATACCACAAACATCAGTATCCGCATGGACGCGGATCTGAAAGCACAGGCCGATGCTCTTTTCAATGAGCTGGGCATGAACCTAACTACGGCGTTCAATATCTTTGTGCGCCAGTCTCTTCGTGAAGGCGGTATTCCCTTTGAAGTGAAGCTGGAACAGCCCAACAAGGAAACAATTGCTGCCATGATGGAAGCGGAAAGGATTGCAAAAGACCCGTCTATAAAGGGATACAATGACCTTGATGAGTTGTTTGCCGACCTCAAAAAATGA